From the Gallaecimonas mangrovi genome, one window contains:
- a CDS encoding pepsin/retropepsin-like aspartic protease family protein, with product MQQSMFKGLVFALALVASAPAFSQSCEVMLPVSIERNTPFLALTIGKQTVTAELDLGARTALHLPSTLIKTLPGVHYSNKSLRSMNAEGKVQQNKLFTLDSLSLGCLTLTQLSGVEFQPWEVNMGDASKAPKQPKAVIGRDFFKGQILHLDLAHQRLTITPSKAPLVGSSRYQNTAEGLTIVATNHGHPYHLVLDTGATNSVLATAKVAKDAVIDHCSFNLGNNIPCQTLAGGLTVQSHTFALSPLLIIPFDPRFQQDGLLGYDFFSQAVVDIDFGHQQWRLAAKAQPSRQ from the coding sequence ATGCAACAATCTATGTTTAAGGGGCTGGTGTTTGCGTTGGCACTGGTTGCCTCGGCACCGGCCTTCTCGCAAAGCTGTGAAGTCATGTTACCGGTCAGCATCGAGCGCAACACGCCTTTTCTGGCCTTAACTATCGGCAAACAAACGGTTACGGCAGAACTTGATTTAGGGGCGAGAACAGCGCTGCATCTGCCAAGCACGCTGATTAAAACCCTGCCGGGTGTGCATTACAGCAACAAAAGCCTTCGCAGCATGAACGCCGAAGGTAAAGTGCAGCAAAATAAACTTTTTACCCTCGACAGCCTTTCCTTAGGCTGCCTGACCCTTACCCAGCTTAGCGGCGTTGAATTCCAGCCCTGGGAAGTGAACATGGGCGATGCATCCAAAGCGCCCAAACAGCCAAAAGCAGTAATAGGCCGTGACTTTTTTAAAGGCCAGATACTGCACCTTGATTTAGCCCACCAGCGCCTGACCATAACGCCAAGCAAGGCACCACTGGTGGGCTCGAGTCGTTACCAAAATACAGCCGAGGGCCTGACCATAGTGGCCACAAACCATGGCCACCCTTATCACTTGGTGCTAGATACCGGCGCCACCAACTCGGTATTGGCAACAGCGAAAGTTGCCAAAGACGCGGTCATTGACCATTGCAGCTTTAATCTTGGCAACAACATTCCCTGCCAAACCTTGGCTGGGGGCCTTACTGTCCAGAGCCATACCTTTGCCTTGTCACCGCTGCTAATAATCCCCTTCGATCCGCGCTTTCAACAAGACGGCCTGCTGGGCTACGACTTTTTTAGCCAAGCGGTAGTCGATATCGATTTTGGCCACCAGCAATGGCGTTTGGCGGCCAAGGCCCAACCGAGCCGACAATAG
- a CDS encoding pepsin/retropepsin-like aspartic protease family protein has product MEALLSRPLIKIVFSLFVALLAAGPAKAASTCDHVTLPLNFDSLGLPHIDLEIAGHSQSALLDLGVESALYLTRDMVIKSHALTYTGDAQLQEDLAGHQQVPWLFTIKHFQIECMSFNQISGAELLPWGLTIGQVKLPDEKIIIGRDFFKGKVLEISYLFSSLTIRQPKAAPGPEFEPMKMDANGIAVTAKTLSKTYQLVLDTGASFSFIRPKSVPKGEQIRPCHYPLGKVQCRLLDRPLLVGHKAFSSQFLIYPVSPSFQRDGILGADFFKQYDVDIDFKHRAIRLIKT; this is encoded by the coding sequence ATGGAAGCGTTATTGAGCCGCCCCCTTATAAAAATCGTTTTCAGCCTGTTCGTGGCGCTGCTGGCTGCCGGGCCTGCCAAAGCGGCATCAACCTGTGACCATGTCACGCTGCCTCTTAATTTCGACAGCTTAGGGTTACCGCATATTGACCTCGAAATTGCTGGTCACAGCCAGTCGGCGCTACTGGACTTAGGGGTAGAGTCTGCCCTGTATTTGACCCGGGATATGGTTATCAAAAGCCACGCCCTAACCTACACCGGCGATGCGCAGCTCCAAGAAGACTTAGCCGGGCACCAGCAAGTGCCTTGGCTGTTTACCATCAAGCATTTTCAGATTGAATGCATGAGCTTTAATCAGATAAGCGGTGCCGAATTGCTGCCTTGGGGCCTGACCATTGGCCAAGTAAAACTGCCGGACGAAAAAATCATCATCGGCCGTGACTTTTTTAAAGGTAAGGTGCTGGAAATAAGCTACCTGTTTTCCAGCCTGACTATCCGCCAGCCTAAAGCCGCCCCCGGCCCCGAATTTGAACCAATGAAAATGGACGCCAACGGCATTGCCGTCACGGCTAAAACCTTGTCAAAAACCTACCAATTGGTGCTGGACACCGGGGCAAGCTTTAGCTTTATCCGCCCCAAGAGCGTGCCTAAAGGCGAGCAAATTCGCCCCTGTCATTACCCCTTGGGCAAGGTGCAATGCCGGTTATTGGACAGGCCATTGCTGGTGGGCCACAAGGCGTTTTCGTCGCAATTTCTCATTTATCCAGTGTCACCAAGCTTTCAGCGCGACGGCATTTTAGGGGCCGATTTTTTCAAGCAATACGATGTGGATATCGACTTTAAACACCGTGCCATCAGACTAATTAAAACCTGA
- a CDS encoding GNAT family N-acetyltransferase encodes MLSISPYQPSHRNGVIRLILPIQQHEFELDIDIARQPDLMDIAGYYQQNRGNFWVALDGASVVGSISLLDIGNGQGALRKMFVKASHRGSDKAVAATLLTTLIDWCHKKGINEIFLGTTAQFLAAHRFYEKHNFQLVSKESLPGAFPVMQVDSRFYRLSL; translated from the coding sequence TTGCTAAGCATTAGCCCTTATCAACCCAGCCACCGCAATGGCGTTATTCGTTTGATATTGCCCATTCAGCAGCACGAATTTGAGCTGGATATTGATATCGCCCGCCAACCAGACCTGATGGATATTGCCGGCTATTACCAACAAAACCGTGGCAATTTTTGGGTAGCGTTGGACGGCGCCAGTGTCGTGGGTTCAATTTCCCTATTAGATATCGGCAACGGCCAAGGAGCGCTGCGCAAGATGTTTGTCAAAGCCAGCCACAGAGGCAGCGATAAGGCAGTAGCCGCAACCTTGCTCACCACACTGATTGATTGGTGCCACAAAAAAGGAATTAACGAGATCTTTCTTGGCACCACGGCGCAATTTTTAGCGGCACACCGCTTTTATGAAAAGCATAATTTTCAATTGGTTAGTAAAGAATCCTTACCCGGTGCCTTTCCTGTCATGCAGGTCGACAGCCGCTTCTACCGCTTGTCGCTCTGA